In Triticum aestivum cultivar Chinese Spring chromosome 5B, IWGSC CS RefSeq v2.1, whole genome shotgun sequence, the following proteins share a genomic window:
- the LOC123115163 gene encoding ankyrin repeat and SOCS box protein 3-like has translation MLALLECLFGTPLHAAALHKQDDVVKILLEHHADPNNFCKVGGYTPLSVAIRPTPSFSLECVKLLIKAGADVNFIDSAGVACVMVAAEYGLPGIMKCLLDAGANPNVTSRFGATPIEVAALKDRREIVKMLFPLTSPIPTLPEWSIDGIISHMKSFGLKPLDEHQYEKKKSELKLQATDSFKRNDYLTAGWLYSDCSGALSAISFLVKLLSLDT, from the exons ATGCTTGCCTTGCTTGAATGTCTATTTGGGACCCCATTGCACGCGGCTGCTCTTCACAAGCAAGATGACGTAGTGAAGATTTTGTTAGAGCACCATGCTGAT CCTAATAACTTCTGCAAAGTTGGTGGTTATACACCACTGAGCGTGGCCATACGTCCTACACCTTCATTTTCATTGGAATGCGTGAAGCTGCTCATTAAG GCTGGTGCTGATGTGAATTTCATTGACTCCGCTGGTGTTGCTTGTGTGATGGTGGCTGCGGAGTATGGCTTACCTGGCATCATGAAGTGCTTATTAGATGCTGGTGCTAACCCCAATGTCACAAGCAGA TTTGGTGCAACTCCAATTGAAGTCGCTGCCCTTAAAGACAGAAGGGAAATTGTCAAAATGTTATTTCCTTTGACTTCTCCTATTCCAACGTTGCCAGAATGGAGTATTGATGGTATCATTTCTCATATGAAATCTTTTGGTTTGAAGCCGTTG GATGAACATCAGTATGAAAAGAAAAAATCTGAGCTAAAATTACAAGCTACAGATTCTTTTAAGAGAAATGACTATTTGACTGCAGGATGGTTGTATTCAGAT TGCAGTGGTGCACTCAGTGCTATATCATTTTTGGTAAAACTTTTGTCATTGGATACTTAG